In Pseudanabaena yagii GIHE-NHR1, the following proteins share a genomic window:
- a CDS encoding serine hydrolase domain-containing protein: MQIQKWQIVSILVIFLLAVSGFSWWRIYLYPKQTLFQSGKIAENFRSMESIFPSRPISKSTQPYKLQENIRELNVSYKFDGKKHAMSDLLDRTFTTGILVVKNDVIVYEQYFRGNSAIARNTSWSMAKSFISALVGIAIAEGKINSINDPITKYVPELVNSGYNNVPIKHILQMSSGVRFDEGYSNPKSDINELLPKLFLYARPMDQTIFDFPSEKASGKDFHYMSLDSHVLGLLLRRVTGRNIADYFQEKLWQPLGAESDASWLTDLYGTEVTFCGLNATLRDYAKFGLLYLHEGKLNGKQIIPQSWVKESTIPDRPDMQAGATDFKEYAGFGYQYQWWIPPNSDGDFVALGHRGQFLYINPKHQVVIVKTSAAEKPLNSEIRLETIALLRAIANSF, translated from the coding sequence ATGCAAATACAAAAATGGCAAATAGTTTCTATTCTAGTAATTTTTCTGCTAGCAGTGTCAGGTTTTAGTTGGTGGAGAATTTATCTCTATCCTAAACAGACCTTATTTCAGTCAGGGAAAATAGCTGAGAACTTTCGCTCGATGGAAAGCATCTTTCCTAGCAGACCGATCTCAAAATCTACTCAACCCTACAAACTTCAAGAAAACATTCGCGAATTAAATGTTTCCTACAAATTTGATGGAAAAAAACACGCAATGTCCGATCTACTCGATCGCACTTTTACTACTGGTATTTTAGTCGTTAAGAACGATGTAATCGTCTATGAGCAATATTTTCGAGGCAACTCGGCGATCGCTCGAAATACATCTTGGTCGATGGCAAAATCATTTATATCAGCACTGGTCGGCATTGCGATCGCTGAAGGCAAAATCAACAGCATCAACGATCCAATCACGAAATATGTCCCCGAACTAGTTAATTCTGGCTATAACAACGTTCCCATCAAGCATATTCTCCAAATGTCTTCAGGCGTTCGCTTTGATGAAGGTTATTCCAATCCGAAGTCTGATATTAATGAACTTCTACCTAAGTTATTTCTCTATGCCCGTCCGATGGATCAAACTATATTTGATTTTCCATCAGAAAAGGCTTCTGGCAAAGACTTTCACTATATGAGTTTAGATTCTCACGTATTGGGATTATTACTCAGACGTGTCACAGGAAGAAATATCGCCGATTACTTTCAAGAAAAGCTATGGCAACCTCTCGGAGCCGAATCTGATGCTTCATGGTTAACCGATCTGTATGGTACTGAAGTTACTTTTTGCGGTCTCAATGCGACTCTACGAGACTATGCCAAATTTGGGCTACTCTATCTCCATGAAGGTAAACTTAATGGCAAGCAGATCATTCCTCAAAGTTGGGTCAAAGAATCTACCATCCCTGATCGCCCAGATATGCAAGCAGGGGCTACAGATTTCAAGGAATATGCTGGATTTGGCTATCAATATCAATGGTGGATTCCACCTAATAGCGATGGAGATTTTGTCGCATTAGGTCATCGCGGACAGTTTCTCTACATCAATCCCAAGCATCAAGTGGTAATAGTCAAAACTAGCGCCGCAGAGAAGCCCTTAAATAGTGAAATAAGGTTAGAAACAATAGCACTTTTAAGGGCGATCGCGAATTCTTTCTAA
- a CDS encoding WD40 repeat domain-containing protein translates to MSANQIGLEIPQKELSFKIGSEKNSFSVVVVNNSDQFASFQLELIAAGADVQTVGYEWYKISPDVSVKIPPGDLVEFVVSIIETPIPGFMGIMNVTVQAVSMELREENREIIRINLQAGGTRSQLKVEIPSQKLQVTPLESVEIPIVIGNTTQQSTNVTLNCLGLPESWFPKGHIQQFAIKPGGIFKTSFLCTLPFDHEAVSKIYPFAIDVIHTNGLPSHSECSLEVLPKGSLEFICSEKVLTIPPKSSWKEWKSWWKFWQAPPAIFPLIAKNASNIAHKVNFDIENIATTEDFSYEVSPNEAEVEPFSEIDFNLQIDKSRPWFGKAKKLNLLVKANWQDPRVNTNDEIQSVELSIKPIIPFIFIIILTGLTLFVSWYFSFLNPYNPFPPHKAPVTSVQYDGKGTFAVSSSNDRTLRKWFIEGFYNPLLNQEMGVIANPKKAIRIARFRPVHNDLVAAGLENGEIQIWDANNEVNRPLATFSNQADDRVFGLAYTLDSRTLFSGHGSGTLLRWDLQDLFTNPPTQPTQAKKFDFAISSIALVGQDDNVLAIAGRYNQLLLWNWVKDSAKTLTYPQLGGQDDYIQSIAVPDRRRNLLATADNQGAISVWDLNACLQSNIPCQVIDSWTAHSGKPVRSVAFSLEGCYLVSSGDDGMAKLWTLTQNGKRTGDVNGKILETRPVPIGAVDIHLTSKEVLTLTGTNAGRVLGQKTDRIFNLGCDKP, encoded by the coding sequence ATGTCAGCAAATCAAATTGGCTTAGAGATCCCGCAAAAAGAATTAAGTTTTAAAATTGGCTCTGAAAAGAATTCTTTTTCTGTAGTTGTCGTCAATAACAGCGATCAATTTGCCAGTTTTCAACTTGAACTCATTGCGGCGGGAGCAGATGTCCAAACGGTTGGATATGAGTGGTATAAAATCTCTCCAGATGTAAGCGTAAAAATTCCTCCTGGGGATTTAGTAGAATTTGTCGTTTCGATCATAGAAACTCCAATCCCAGGATTTATGGGGATTATGAATGTGACCGTACAAGCAGTTTCGATGGAGTTGCGGGAAGAAAATCGTGAAATCATCCGCATTAATCTACAAGCAGGCGGTACGCGATCGCAATTAAAAGTCGAAATCCCCTCACAAAAGCTACAAGTTACACCTCTAGAAAGTGTAGAAATCCCAATCGTAATTGGAAACACAACCCAACAGAGTACAAATGTTACTTTAAATTGTCTAGGATTGCCTGAATCATGGTTTCCGAAGGGGCATATTCAACAATTTGCCATTAAGCCTGGGGGAATATTTAAAACATCATTTTTATGTACTTTACCCTTCGATCACGAGGCAGTCTCCAAAATTTATCCCTTCGCTATTGATGTCATCCATACAAATGGCTTGCCGTCTCACTCTGAATGTAGTTTAGAAGTACTGCCGAAAGGTTCGTTAGAATTTATCTGCTCTGAAAAAGTCCTCACTATTCCTCCTAAGTCATCATGGAAAGAATGGAAATCATGGTGGAAATTTTGGCAAGCACCACCCGCAATATTTCCTCTAATCGCAAAAAATGCTAGCAACATTGCCCACAAAGTTAATTTCGATATCGAAAATATTGCTACAACTGAAGATTTTTCCTACGAAGTCTCTCCTAATGAAGCAGAAGTTGAACCATTTAGTGAGATCGATTTTAATCTACAAATTGATAAATCGCGACCTTGGTTTGGCAAAGCTAAGAAGTTAAATCTATTAGTTAAAGCGAACTGGCAAGATCCTAGAGTTAATACTAACGACGAAATTCAGTCAGTTGAATTATCAATCAAACCAATCATTCCCTTTATATTCATAATAATCTTAACTGGATTAACTTTATTTGTTTCTTGGTATTTTTCCTTTCTCAATCCTTACAACCCATTTCCTCCCCATAAAGCCCCTGTTACCTCTGTCCAATATGACGGTAAGGGTACGTTTGCAGTTAGTAGCTCAAACGATCGCACTCTGCGGAAATGGTTTATAGAAGGATTTTATAACCCTTTACTCAATCAAGAGATGGGCGTAATCGCCAATCCTAAAAAGGCAATTCGGATTGCACGTTTCCGTCCCGTACATAACGATCTTGTAGCGGCTGGATTAGAAAATGGCGAAATTCAGATTTGGGATGCCAACAATGAGGTCAATCGACCTCTAGCAACTTTTAGCAATCAAGCTGACGATCGCGTATTTGGATTAGCCTATACCCTCGATTCCAGAACTCTCTTTAGCGGGCATGGCAGTGGCACTTTACTCAGATGGGATCTCCAAGATCTATTTACAAATCCACCAACGCAACCTACCCAAGCTAAGAAGTTTGATTTTGCGATCTCTTCAATCGCCTTAGTCGGTCAGGACGATAATGTTTTAGCGATCGCGGGACGTTATAACCAGCTATTGCTATGGAACTGGGTTAAAGATTCTGCTAAAACCCTTACCTATCCTCAGTTAGGTGGTCAGGATGATTACATTCAAAGTATTGCCGTTCCAGATCGCAGACGCAATTTACTAGCAACTGCTGACAATCAAGGTGCTATTTCCGTCTGGGATCTAAATGCTTGTTTGCAGAGTAATATCCCATGTCAAGTAATAGACAGTTGGACTGCTCATAGCGGGAAACCTGTACGCTCCGTTGCTTTTAGTCTAGAAGGTTGTTATTTAGTCAGTAGTGGTGACGATGGAATGGCAAAGCTATGGACTTTAACTCAAAATGGAAAAAGAACTGGCGATGTTAATGGCAAGATTCTAGAAACTCGTCCTGTCCCCATCGGTGCTGTAGATATTCATCTAACTTCTAAGGAAGTTTTGACTCTGACTGGCACAAATGCAGGAAGGGTATTGGGACAAAAAACAGATCGGATTTTTAATTTAGGCTGTGATAAACCCTAA
- a CDS encoding MFS transporter, translating to MPSSSLPIDQQGRLSLLTKLAYGVGEIAPSMAGNIRTFFLLFFLTNVAGMSGTTAGIVLLIGRVWDIFIDPVIGWLSDRTTSRWGRRHSWMIYGAIPFGLFFFLQWIVPTTEPNLLFCYYVIIALLFDTAFTAVTLPLAALAPELTQDYSDRTSLISFKSSFALGGGIFGLLLAQIVFSKVADPNLKYAVLGGVCALLSIVAIYLSVWGTRHRVAFPDRSRQIEPPASIPLRSQIRIVFSNQPFVLLMGIYLCSWLAVNVTATVLPYYVVNWMGLPDQDFTQAAIAVQGSAMLMMLVWNSLSKSIGKRAIYFMGIPLWIIAQIGLLTLQPQQVGLMYLMAVLAGIGVSVAYLAPWAMLPDVIDLDELQTGQRREGIFYGFVVQLTKIGVAITLFLVGKSLDWSGFIATNAQQPLPIQPDSALWTIRLMMSLLPAVILIGGLILTYLYPITKAKHEEILLRLRQEK from the coding sequence ATGCCATCTTCATCTTTGCCTATTGATCAACAAGGAAGACTTAGCTTGCTTACCAAGCTTGCCTATGGAGTAGGAGAAATAGCTCCCTCTATGGCTGGAAATATTCGTACATTTTTTCTATTGTTCTTTCTCACTAACGTTGCGGGTATGAGTGGCACTACGGCAGGAATTGTGCTGTTAATCGGGAGAGTTTGGGATATTTTCATCGATCCCGTAATTGGATGGCTTAGCGATCGCACAACTTCACGATGGGGCAGACGACATTCTTGGATGATCTATGGTGCGATTCCCTTCGGTTTATTTTTCTTTCTGCAATGGATTGTACCCACTACAGAGCCTAATCTCCTGTTCTGTTACTATGTGATAATTGCCCTACTTTTCGACACCGCTTTTACCGCAGTCACGCTCCCTCTAGCAGCACTTGCTCCCGAACTAACTCAAGACTATAGCGATCGCACCAGCTTGATTAGTTTTAAATCCTCTTTTGCCTTAGGTGGTGGCATTTTTGGATTGCTCCTCGCTCAAATAGTTTTTTCTAAAGTTGCTGACCCTAATCTCAAATATGCTGTTTTAGGTGGAGTCTGCGCCTTACTCTCAATTGTGGCTATTTATCTCTCTGTCTGGGGAACTCGTCATCGCGTAGCATTTCCAGATCGATCTCGTCAGATAGAGCCGCCAGCATCGATACCATTGCGATCGCAAATCCGTATCGTCTTCAGCAACCAACCCTTTGTACTACTAATGGGAATCTATCTCTGTTCTTGGCTCGCAGTTAATGTGACCGCAACGGTTTTACCCTATTACGTGGTTAACTGGATGGGTTTACCAGATCAAGATTTTACTCAGGCTGCGATCGCTGTGCAGGGTTCTGCCATGTTGATGATGTTGGTTTGGAACTCGCTAAGCAAAAGCATTGGCAAAAGAGCAATATATTTCATGGGCATTCCGCTATGGATTATTGCTCAAATCGGTTTATTGACTCTACAACCACAGCAAGTCGGCTTGATGTATTTGATGGCAGTACTAGCAGGCATAGGTGTTTCCGTAGCCTATCTTGCTCCTTGGGCAATGCTCCCTGATGTTATTGATCTTGATGAATTACAAACTGGTCAAAGACGAGAGGGAATCTTTTATGGATTTGTGGTGCAGCTAACGAAAATAGGTGTTGCAATCACTCTATTTCTAGTGGGCAAGTCTCTCGACTGGTCAGGATTTATCGCCACAAATGCACAACAACCTTTACCCATTCAACCCGATTCTGCGCTCTGGACTATTCGTTTGATGATGTCTCTATTACCTGCGGTAATTCTCATCGGTGGTCTCATCCTTACTTATCTTTATCCGATTACTAAGGCTAAGCACGAAGAGATTTTGTTGAGATTAAGACAAGAGAAATAG
- a CDS encoding PDC sensor domain-containing protein produces the protein MSSIRHVVPIVISIQIVVAVGITNIISFYSSEHTVQKLTKNLCDNLSHRVEQNINSYLKDSVQINQALATALTNGSVNPNDINQVQREIFNKSREFNTQNILFFGHEKGSMVGIERQAPSSSKFLLRIRDESTIPNRPTYELSSNGERGKLVTNEVYDHRNRPWYVAAKQSGKAIWSSIFVSTTDGELTTTYATPIYNSDGILQGVTGINISLKQIKQHMLAIRPTDKWQVFLVEENGNLVASTSEEPIFSNQGNRVERFEISQSKNSKLQKAGLSIKENLGGFKNIQEEAKVIEFEVNGEKYIVSTHKLSKDSQLDWTVGIIVPKSIFMKEIDDNNRVTLIIIVIMLGINILIGLAIASWLLGPIKNLMIAAKEIEEDSFNPEGLETITTRKDELGQMARVFQEMGSTIAERNHGLKTQLNKLREDNDEAKKAAMNSSMGSQNSLKSILSRSRAARSK, from the coding sequence ATGTCATCTATTCGTCATGTTGTTCCAATTGTTATCAGCATCCAAATTGTAGTTGCAGTTGGGATTACGAATATAATTTCCTTCTATAGTAGTGAACATACAGTTCAAAAATTAACTAAAAATCTTTGTGACAATTTAAGCCATCGTGTCGAACAGAATATTAATTCCTATCTTAAGGATTCAGTACAGATCAACCAAGCCTTAGCTACTGCCTTGACAAATGGGAGTGTCAATCCTAATGACATCAACCAAGTGCAAAGAGAGATATTCAATAAATCTAGGGAATTTAACACACAAAATATTCTCTTTTTTGGTCATGAAAAAGGCTCAATGGTCGGGATTGAACGCCAAGCACCATCAAGTTCAAAATTCCTCTTGCGAATTCGAGATGAGAGTACGATCCCCAATCGACCAACCTATGAACTTAGCAGCAATGGTGAACGTGGCAAATTAGTCACGAATGAAGTTTACGACCATCGAAATCGACCTTGGTATGTGGCGGCTAAGCAATCGGGGAAAGCCATCTGGAGTTCTATTTTTGTGAGTACCACTGATGGTGAACTCACTACGACCTATGCGACACCGATCTATAATTCCGATGGAATTTTGCAGGGAGTAACAGGTATTAATATTTCCCTAAAGCAGATTAAGCAGCATATGCTAGCAATCCGTCCTACAGATAAGTGGCAAGTGTTTTTAGTAGAAGAGAATGGCAACTTAGTCGCATCAACATCTGAGGAACCAATCTTTAGCAACCAAGGTAATCGTGTCGAGCGCTTTGAGATCTCCCAAAGCAAGAATTCTAAACTTCAAAAAGCAGGTTTATCTATCAAGGAAAATTTAGGAGGATTTAAAAATATTCAAGAAGAAGCTAAAGTGATCGAATTTGAGGTTAATGGTGAGAAATATATTGTTAGCACCCATAAACTATCCAAAGATTCTCAGCTAGATTGGACTGTGGGCATAATTGTGCCCAAATCTATCTTTATGAAAGAAATTGATGATAACAATCGTGTCACATTAATTATTATCGTCATTATGCTAGGCATAAATATTCTGATTGGTTTAGCGATCGCCTCATGGCTACTGGGACCAATTAAAAACCTGATGATTGCCGCTAAAGAGATCGAAGAAGATTCCTTTAATCCTGAAGGTTTAGAAACAATTACTACACGTAAGGATGAACTGGGGCAAATGGCAAGGGTATTTCAAGAAATGGGCAGTACAATCGCTGAACGCAATCACGGGCTGAAAACTCAATTAAACAAATTACGCGAAGACAATGACGAAGCGAAAAAAGCAGCAATGAATTCATCAATGGGAAGCCAAAATTCATTAAAATCAATTTTGAGCCGTTCTAGAGCCGCTCGCAGCAAATAG
- a CDS encoding NB-ARC domain-containing protein has translation MARATTQGLKILNEELKNRKWTQLASEIIGIAGSEGVAKRFWAGRADIRLETFKALCGLLDVDWQAVIVRVAQVDLKEAQQVGNFYGRTTELQQLEQWVISDRYQIVTILGMGGMGKTSLASQLAHQLKEEFEFTIWRSLRNAPSFESILTDILQFLSHPQPLELPDNLPAQLDLLMRYLDARRCLLVIDNWESILSDRSGYLSGYRSGYESYGDLLRYIGERSHQSCLVMTSREAPPELSRLIGDKVRSLHLSGLSQQEGLQMFAKEAIAANDVEWQEIITHYAGNPLALKIVAAGIRDLLGGDVAQMLALMREGGLTFGDIQDLLHRQFLRLSEAEQEVMYWLAIAREPISALSLKESLLSRESKQRLIATLELLKKRSLMEVTASGFTLQPVVMEYVNYQFIEKICQEINCAEQKLNLLHSHALIEATAKDYIRDAQTRFILQSVADKVSYQAIAVALTRLKAEIPPKQGYSGGNLLNLLCYLHIDLTGYDFSNLSIWQADLRAVELHRVNFSNCDLAKSAFRVTFSSVMATAFSPDGKILATSDVRGWIYFWQIADGSQLFTTQAHSEFIFALAFSHDGQMMASGSLDRKIKLWNVQTGECLLAMEAHAIGVASLAFSPDDRLIASCGGDRTVKLTEVKTGKCLMILEGHEQIVRSVAFSPDGQTVASCSLDRTIKLWSVSTGACLRTIVDASAVYALAFAPQIEAQSSEVQLASAGEDCLIKIWDVHTGQIVSAIAGHQKQIWAIAFSADGQMLASAGDDETVKLWSVSTGEVIRTLYGHKNRIWSVAFSPDAKALVSGSDDRIVKLWDVETGQCIRTIQGYHRATKPVALSHDRDLLFSFSYEEQSVRVWDVERAKCLRNFDLGTSGVMQVAFSPDQQTFACGNYDHTIKIFDAKNGICSQILQGHSTWVRFVIFAPNGEMLISGSGDRTIKLWHLPTGECLHTLCGHTSPVQSLAIDPNGEILASGSWDGTIKIWDLRSPECLITLAGHIDRIESLAFSEDGMLISGSMDYTVKCWDLTTFDCVRTLPSQFPVWTIALSPTSPILAISGNTSEIKLWNWNTNSYLEHLDGEFGIGYMGDLIFSADGQLLASGGEDGTNRLWDMQTGKSCKLLKIPKPYEEMNINGVKGLTEAQKSTLMALGAVVE, from the coding sequence ATGGCAAGAGCAACTACGCAAGGTTTAAAAATACTTAACGAAGAGCTAAAAAATCGTAAGTGGACACAATTAGCAAGTGAAATAATAGGAATAGCTGGATCTGAAGGTGTTGCTAAGCGTTTTTGGGCTGGGAGAGCGGATATTCGCCTAGAGACTTTTAAGGCACTATGCGGTCTTTTAGATGTAGATTGGCAAGCCGTAATTGTTAGAGTTGCTCAAGTCGATTTAAAAGAGGCTCAGCAGGTAGGTAACTTCTATGGGCGTACTACCGAACTGCAACAGTTAGAGCAATGGGTAATCAGCGATCGCTACCAAATTGTGACCATTTTGGGCATGGGTGGCATGGGCAAAACTTCCCTAGCATCACAACTAGCTCATCAATTAAAAGAAGAATTTGAATTTACGATCTGGCGATCGCTCCGCAATGCCCCATCTTTTGAGAGCATCCTCACGGATATTTTGCAGTTTCTTTCCCATCCGCAACCGCTGGAACTTCCCGATAATTTACCCGCACAGCTTGACCTTCTGATGCGCTATCTAGATGCGCGGCGATGTTTGCTGGTGATTGATAACTGGGAATCAATTTTGAGCGATCGCTCTGGCTATCTCTCTGGCTATCGGTCTGGTTATGAAAGCTATGGCGATTTGCTGAGATATATCGGCGAACGTAGCCATCAAAGCTGTTTGGTGATGACTAGTCGCGAAGCACCACCTGAACTATCACGATTGATTGGAGACAAAGTGCGATCGCTGCATTTATCGGGCTTATCGCAGCAGGAGGGATTACAGATGTTTGCGAAAGAAGCTATTGCGGCAAACGATGTGGAATGGCAGGAAATCATCACTCACTATGCAGGCAATCCCCTCGCTCTCAAAATTGTCGCCGCAGGGATTCGCGATTTACTGGGGGGTGATGTTGCCCAAATGCTAGCCTTAATGCGAGAAGGAGGACTGACCTTTGGCGATATTCAGGATTTGCTGCATCGGCAATTTTTGAGGCTATCGGAAGCGGAGCAGGAGGTAATGTATTGGCTAGCGATTGCCCGCGAACCAATTTCGGCTCTTAGTCTTAAGGAGAGCTTACTATCGCGAGAATCCAAGCAAAGACTAATCGCAACTCTGGAATTATTGAAAAAGCGATCGCTGATGGAGGTTACTGCTAGCGGGTTTACCCTTCAGCCTGTGGTGATGGAATATGTCAATTATCAATTCATTGAAAAGATTTGTCAGGAGATTAACTGCGCTGAACAGAAGCTGAATTTGCTCCACAGTCATGCTCTCATTGAAGCTACAGCTAAGGATTACATTCGTGATGCTCAGACTCGCTTTATTCTTCAGTCTGTAGCAGATAAGGTGAGTTATCAAGCGATCGCGGTGGCGTTAACGAGACTAAAGGCAGAAATTCCACCAAAGCAAGGCTATTCAGGTGGCAATTTGTTGAATCTTCTCTGCTATCTGCATATCGATCTGACGGGTTACGATTTCTCTAATTTATCGATTTGGCAAGCCGACCTTAGAGCAGTGGAACTGCATCGAGTAAATTTCTCTAACTGCGATCTGGCTAAATCCGCTTTTCGAGTCACTTTTAGCAGTGTGATGGCGACTGCTTTTAGTCCCGATGGCAAGATTTTAGCCACTAGCGATGTCAGGGGCTGGATTTATTTTTGGCAGATAGCAGATGGCAGTCAACTCTTCACAACTCAAGCCCACAGCGAATTTATATTTGCGCTTGCCTTCAGTCACGATGGTCAGATGATGGCAAGTGGCAGCCTCGATCGCAAAATTAAGCTATGGAATGTGCAGACAGGAGAATGTCTGCTTGCGATGGAAGCCCATGCGATTGGGGTGGCAAGTCTTGCCTTTAGTCCTGACGATCGCCTGATTGCTAGTTGTGGAGGCGATCGCACTGTCAAGTTAACTGAAGTCAAGACGGGCAAATGCTTGATGATCTTAGAGGGACATGAGCAGATTGTGCGATCGGTTGCCTTTAGCCCTGATGGTCAAACGGTTGCTAGTTGCAGTTTAGATCGCACCATTAAGCTATGGAGCGTGTCAACGGGAGCCTGTCTGCGGACTATTGTCGATGCCAGTGCGGTCTATGCACTCGCCTTTGCGCCCCAAATCGAAGCGCAGAGTTCAGAAGTACAGCTTGCCAGTGCTGGCGAAGATTGCCTGATCAAGATTTGGGATGTTCATACGGGGCAAATCGTGAGTGCGATCGCAGGGCATCAGAAACAGATTTGGGCGATCGCTTTCAGTGCTGATGGTCAGATGCTAGCTAGTGCAGGGGATGATGAAACCGTAAAGCTGTGGTCAGTGAGTACGGGTGAAGTAATTAGAACTCTGTATGGTCACAAAAATCGGATTTGGTCGGTTGCCTTTAGCCCCGATGCGAAGGCGTTGGTGAGTGGCAGCGACGATCGGATTGTGAAGCTATGGGATGTGGAGACGGGGCAATGTATTAGAACAATTCAGGGCTATCACCGAGCGACGAAGCCTGTTGCCTTGAGTCACGATCGCGATCTTCTCTTCTCCTTTAGTTATGAAGAACAGAGCGTCAGAGTTTGGGATGTTGAGAGGGCAAAATGTTTGAGGAATTTCGATCTCGGTACATCGGGAGTGATGCAAGTTGCCTTTAGTCCTGACCAGCAAACCTTTGCCTGTGGGAACTATGACCATACGATCAAGATTTTTGACGCTAAAAATGGAATCTGTTCCCAAATCCTCCAAGGACATTCGACTTGGGTGAGATTTGTGATTTTTGCTCCTAATGGCGAGATGCTGATTTCAGGAAGTGGCGATCGCACGATTAAGCTTTGGCATCTGCCAACGGGAGAATGCTTACATACTTTATGCGGTCATACCAGTCCTGTTCAATCTCTCGCGATCGATCCCAATGGTGAAATCCTTGCTAGTGGCAGTTGGGACGGCACGATTAAAATTTGGGATCTGCGATCGCCTGAATGTTTGATCACCTTAGCGGGACATATCGATCGCATCGAAAGTTTAGCCTTTAGTGAAGATGGGATGTTGATTAGCGGCAGTATGGATTACACGGTTAAGTGCTGGGATCTGACAACTTTTGATTGTGTGAGAACGCTGCCAAGTCAATTTCCTGTTTGGACAATTGCCCTAAGTCCAACTTCGCCAATTCTGGCGATCAGTGGCAATACTTCAGAGATCAAGCTATGGAATTGGAACACTAATAGTTATTTGGAACATTTAGATGGAGAGTTCGGGATTGGCTACATGGGCGATCTGATTTTTAGTGCTGATGGACAGCTTTTAGCCAGTGGCGGCGAGGATGGAACTAATCGGCTTTGGGATATGCAAACTGGCAAGAGTTGCAAGTTATTGAAAATTCCTAAGCCCTATGAGGAGATGAATATTAATGGTGTCAAGGGTTTGACTGAGGCTCAAAAGTCTACGCTGATGGCATTAGGAGCAGTTGTTGAATAA